The genomic window GCGGCTTTTCTAGCTGCGTAGCACGCCCAGCACGAACACGAATCCCAGCACGAAAATCGCCGCCGCGACGCGCGCATGCACCGACGCCGCCGGCAGCAGCGCGCGAATTCGCAGGATCGGGTCGGTCTGGACTTTCATAGCATCGACGAAACTACACGTCGGACGCGAAACGCGCGCCGTGGGCGAAGGCCGCGCGACGCCGTGTCGCAGGGCGGCACGCCCGCGACCCAGACATGCGGCGCAGGGCGGCCGGCGAGCGTGAATGTCCGATTGGCGGCGGCGCTTTGGCGCGTCACAATGGACATGGGAGACGTCGCCTCATGACCACGCAATTGATCACGCATCCGGCCTGCCTCGATCACGATCCCGGCCCCTACCATCCGGAGAATCCGCGCCGGCTGGAAGCCGTGCTCGCGGCGTTGTCGGAACCCGCTTTCGCGAAGCTCGAGCGCGTTTCGGCGCCGCGCGCCAGCGACGATCAGCTCTGCCTCGTCCATCCGCGCAGCTATGTCGACGGCGTGCTCGGTTCCATTCCGCCGCAGGGCCGCCATCAACTCGACGGCGACACGATCGTCTCGCCGGGCTCGGGCGATGCGGCGCTGCGCGCGGCCGGCGCCGCCGTCGCGGGCGTGGATGCGGTGTGCGAAGGCAAGGCGCGCAACGTGTTTTGCGCCGTGCGGCCGCCGGGGCACCACGCCGAAGCCGATCAGTCGATGGGCTTCTGCCTGTTCAACAACGTCGCGGTGGCGGCGTTGCATGCGCGCGTGAAGCACGGGCTTCGCCGCGTGGCGGTGATCGATTTCGACGTCCATCACGGCAACGGCACGCAGCATATGTTCGAGCGCGACGCCGACCTGCTCTACGCCTCGACCCATGAATGGCCGCTCTATCCCGGCACGGGGGCCGCGCAGGAACAAGGTGTGGCGCACAACATCGTCAACGCGCCGCTCGCCGGCGGCTCGGGCGGCGCCGAATTCCGCGCGGCTTATACGGGCAAGATTCTGCCGGCCCTCGACGCATTCAAGCCGGAACTCGTCATCATCTCCGCCGGGTTCGACGCGCACGAGAACGACCCGCTGGCGGGGCTTCGTTTGCACGAGGACGATTACGCCTGGGTCACGCGCGCGCTGATGGAGATCGCGCGAAAACACGCGCAGGATCGCGTGGTGAGCTGCCTGGAAGGCGGCTACGACCTGGACGCATTGGCCGCATCGAGTGCGGCCCATGTCGAAGCGCTGATGGCCGGTTGATCCGAAATTCCTGCGATATCAAAATCTTAACCGATCCCGGTCAGATTTGCTGCTAGAGTGGCGGCAACAGACCGGGTTCGGGGAATGGCGGACGGTAAAAAACACATCACGCTCGCCTTGCAGGGCGGCGGCGCGCATGGCGCCTTCACGTGGGGCGTGCTCGATCGCTTGCTCGACGACGATCGTCTTCTCGTCGAAGGCATTTCGGGCACGTCGGCGGGGGCGATGAACGGCGCGCTGGTCGTTTGGGGCATGGCGCAAGGCGGGCCCCAGGCCGCGCGCGCGTTGCTGGAGAAATTCTGGCACCGCATCGGCGAGAGCGGGCGCTTCTCGATTTTCCAGCCCACGCCGATGGACCGGCTGTTCGGCAATCCCGCCAATCTCGATCTGTCGCCCTTCTATCAGGGCTTCGATCTGATGACGCGCTTGCTGTCGCCCTATCAGTTCAATCCGCAGAACAAGAATCCGCTGAAGGAAGCGTTGGCGGAGATGATCGACTTCGACAAGGTGCGCGAAGGCGAGGGCGTGAAGCTGTTCA from Alphaproteobacteria bacterium includes these protein-coding regions:
- a CDS encoding histone deacetylase family protein, which codes for MTTQLITHPACLDHDPGPYHPENPRRLEAVLAALSEPAFAKLERVSAPRASDDQLCLVHPRSYVDGVLGSIPPQGRHQLDGDTIVSPGSGDAALRAAGAAVAGVDAVCEGKARNVFCAVRPPGHHAEADQSMGFCLFNNVAVAALHARVKHGLRRVAVIDFDVHHGNGTQHMFERDADLLYASTHEWPLYPGTGAAQEQGVAHNIVNAPLAGGSGGAEFRAAYTGKILPALDAFKPELVIISAGFDAHENDPLAGLRLHEDDYAWVTRALMEIARKHAQDRVVSCLEGGYDLDALAASSAAHVEALMAG